Proteins encoded within one genomic window of Oryza glaberrima chromosome 12, OglaRS2, whole genome shotgun sequence:
- the LOC127757119 gene encoding cytochrome c oxidase subunit 2-like, whose amino-acid sequence MILRSLECRFLTIALCDAAEPWQLGSQDAATPMMQGIIDLHHDIFFFLILILVFVSQMLVRALWHFNEQTNPIPQRIVHGTTIEIIRTIFPSVILLFIAIPSFALLYSMDGVLVDPAITIKAIGHQWYRIKFGGRRASTQPYEYSDYNSSDEQSLTFDSYTIPEDDPELGQSRLLEVDNRVVVPAKTHLRMIVTPADVPHSWAVPSSGVKCDAVPGRSNLTSISVQREGVYYGQCSEICGTNHAFTPIVVEAVTLKDYADWVSNQLILQTN is encoded by the exons ATGATTCTTCGTTCATTAGAATGTCGATTCCTCACAATCGCTCTTTGTGATGCTGCGGAACCATGGCAATTAGGATCTCAAGACGCTGCAACACCTATGATGCAAGGAATCATTGACTTACATCACGatatctttttcttcctcatTCTGATTTTGGTTTTCGTATCACAGATGTTGGTTCGCGCTTTATGGCATTTCAACGAGCAAACTAATCCAATCCCGCAAAGGATTGTTCATGGAACTACTATCGAAATTATTCGGACCATATTTCCTAGTGTCATTCTTTTGTTCATTGCTATACCATCGTTTGCTCTGTTATACTCAATGGACGGGGTATTAGTAGATCCAGCCATTACTATCAAAGCTATTGGACATCAATGGTATCGGA TAAAGTTTGGGGGGAGGCGGGCGTCGACCCAACCTTATGAGTATTCGGACTATAACAGTTCCGATGAACAGTCACTCACTTTTGACAGTTATACGATTCCAGAAGATGATCCAGAATTGGGTCAATCACGTTTATTAGAAGTTGACAATAGAGTGGTTGTACCAGCCAAAACTCATCTACGTATGATTGTAACACCCGCTGATGTACCTCATAGTTGGGCTGTACCTTCCTCAGGTGTCAAATGTGATGCTGTACCTGGTCGTTCAAATCTTACCTCCATCTCGGTACAACGAGAAGGAGTTTACTATGGTCAGTGCAGTGAGATTTGTGGAACTAATCATGCCTTTACGCCTATCGTCGTAGAAGCGGtgactttgaaagattatgcgGATTGGGTATCCAACCAATTAATCCTCCAAACCAACTAA
- the LOC127756987 gene encoding uncharacterized tatC-like protein ymf16 — MPKMHLSFELLIEWNFAPETFLGEVRIRSVRILIGLGLTWFTRYWFSEESISPLAKPFLTLPLDSYFVRTQSTEAPPTYVATSSIACSYFVFPLISHQIWCFSIPSCYGEQRQKYNRFLHLSGSRFSLFLFLTPPRVVPNVWHFPYFVGATSTNSLMIKLQPKIYDYIMLTVRILFIPSVCSQVPVIVICLPEPRGLSVETFTSNRRFLMVFPLITAALSTPPDIWCQIVAPFLIYSIIEFAIFVALIVQVREEGWTIRMRGSIEKKEE; from the coding sequence ATGCCGAAAATGCATTTATCCTTTGAATTACTCATTGAATGGAATTTCGCACCGGAAACTTTTCTAGGAGAAGTTCGAATCCGTTCCGTTCGGATATTGATCGGTCTTGGTTTGACATGGTTTACGCGTTACTGGTTCTCGGAAGAGTCAATTTCTCCATTAGCTAAACCCTTTCTTACCCTACCTTTGGACTCGTATTTTGTTCGTACACAATCAACGGAGGCCCCCCCGACATATGTTGCAACGTCTTCAATAGCATGCTCTTACTTCGTCTTTCCCTTAATAAGTCATCAAATTTGGTGCTTTTCGATCCCCAGTTGCTATGGGGAACAAAGGCAGAAATACAATAGATTCCTCCATTTAAGTGGTTCTCGCTTCTCCTTGTTCCTGTTCCTAACTCCTCCCCGGGTAGTTCCCAATGTTTGGCACTTTCCATACTTCGTGGGTGCAACATCAACAAATTCGCTCATGATCAAGTTACAACCTAAGATCTATGACTATATTATGTTAACTGTTCGTATTTTGTTCATTCCATCGGTATGCTCTCAGGTACCTGTAATTGTGATCTGTTTGCCAGAACCAAGGGGTCTTTCTGTGGAAACCTTCACGAGCAATCGTCGTTTTTTGATGGTTTTTCCGCTTATCACAGCTGCTCTTTCCACACCTCCGGATATCTGGTGCCAAATCGTCGCCCCTTTCCTTATATATTCGATAATCGAGTTTGCTATCTTTGTGGCATTGATTGTACAAGTTCGTGAAGAGGGCTGGACGATTAGAATGAGGGGCTCGATCGAGAAAAAAGAGGAGTAG